A section of the Oreochromis aureus strain Israel breed Guangdong linkage group 22, ZZ_aureus, whole genome shotgun sequence genome encodes:
- the sgce gene encoding epsilon-sarcoglycan isoform X2, whose protein sequence is MICTMSAAAVAVWLGTVVTILSRSHADRNVYPSAGVLFVHVLEREYFKGEFPPYPKAGDPSNDPITFNTNLKGYPDRPGWLRYIQRTPHSDGVLYGSPTAEHIGKPTVIEITAYNRRTFETARHNLVINIKAAEEFPLPYQAEFYIKNMNVEEMLASEVLGDFLGAVKNVWQPERLNAINITSALDRGGRVPLPINNLKEGVYVMVGADVPFSSCLREVESPHNQLRCSQEMEPVISCDKKFRAQFHIDWCKISLVDINKVVPVYVTRPEPGTGILPEFGEYKPPSESLKSRDYFSDFLVTLAVPSAVALVLFFILGYTMCCRREGVIQLVHHSSIQKSTKELRSMSKNREISWPLSTLPVFNPVSGEVVPPIHPDNYETTSMPLMQTQANLQNQITIPQQRPSGDNYVMSTFRRLEVNGIPEERKVAEALNL, encoded by the exons ATGATTTGCACCATGTCCGCCGCAGCTGTCGCGGTATGGCTTGGTACGG TGGTCACCATCCTGTCGAGGTCGCACGCAGACCGTAATGTCTACCCGTCTGCAGGGGTGTTGTTCGTCCACGTTCTGGAGAGGGAGTATTTCAAAGGAGAGTTTCCTCCTTACCCAAAAGCAG GTGACCCCAGCAACGACCCGATCACTTTCAACACCAACCTAAAGGGCTACCCCGACAGGCCGGGCTGGCTGCGATATATCCAAAGGACCCCACATAGTGACGGAGTGCTCTACGGTTCTCCCACTGCAGAGCACATTGGCAAGCCCACTGTCATAGAG ATTACTGCCTATAACAGGCGCACTTTCGAGACAGCGCGGCACAACTTGGTCATAAACATCAAGGCTGCAGAAG AGTTCCCCCTACCTTACCAAGCAGAATTCTACATCAAAAATATGAATGTGGAGGAGATGCTGGCCAGCGAGGTGCTGGGAGACTTCCTGGGAGCGGTGAAGAACGTTTGGCAGCCCGAGCGACTGAATGCCATCAACATTACCTCGGCATTGGACCGCGGTGGCCGGGTGCCGCTACCTATTAACAACTTAAAAGAAGG CGTCTATGTGATGGTCGGTGCTGATGTTCCCTTCTCGTCGTGCCTGCGGGAGGTGGAAAGCCCACATAACCAGCTGCGCTGCAGTCAGGAGATGGAGCCCGTCATCAGCTGTGACAAGAAGTTCCGAGCTCAGTTTCACATTGACTGGTGTAAGATTTCTCTG gttGACATCAACAAAGTAGTCCCAGTTTACGTTACACGTCCCGAACCCGGAACGGGGATCCTGCCCGAATTTGGGGAGTACAAACCCCCGTCCGAGTCTCTGAAAAGCCGGGACTACTTTTCCGACTTCCTCGTCACGCTGGCTGTTCCCTCCGCCGTGGCGCTAGTTCTCTTCTTCATCCTCGGCTACACTATGTGCTGCAGGCGGGAAGGGGT CATCCAGCTGGTTCACCACAGCTCCATCCAGAAGTCCACCAAGGAGCTGAGGAGCATGTCAAAGAACAGGGAGATCTCCTGGCCGCTCTCCACGCTGCCCGTCTTCAACCCAGTCAGCGGTGAGGTGGTTCCACCCATCCACCCCGACAACTACGAGACCACCAGCATGCCACTGATGCAGACACAGGC GAATCTGCAAAACCAGATTACGATACCACAGCAGCGGCCATCAG GAGATAACTATGTCATGTCAACATTTCGAAGGCTGGAG
- the sgce gene encoding epsilon-sarcoglycan isoform X1 gives MICTMSAAAVAVWLGTVVTILSRSHADRNVYPSAGVLFVHVLEREYFKGEFPPYPKAGDPSNDPITFNTNLKGYPDRPGWLRYIQRTPHSDGVLYGSPTAEHIGKPTVIEITAYNRRTFETARHNLVINIKAAEEFPLPYQAEFYIKNMNVEEMLASEVLGDFLGAVKNVWQPERLNAINITSALDRGGRVPLPINNLKEGVYVMVGADVPFSSCLREVESPHNQLRCSQEMEPVISCDKKFRAQFHIDWCKISLVDINKVVPVYVTRPEPGTGILPEFGEYKPPSESLKSRDYFSDFLVTLAVPSAVALVLFFILGYTMCCRREGVEKRNMQTPDIQLVHHSSIQKSTKELRSMSKNREISWPLSTLPVFNPVSGEVVPPIHPDNYETTSMPLMQTQANLQNQITIPQQRPSGDNYVMSTFRRLEVNGIPEERKVAEALNL, from the exons ATGATTTGCACCATGTCCGCCGCAGCTGTCGCGGTATGGCTTGGTACGG TGGTCACCATCCTGTCGAGGTCGCACGCAGACCGTAATGTCTACCCGTCTGCAGGGGTGTTGTTCGTCCACGTTCTGGAGAGGGAGTATTTCAAAGGAGAGTTTCCTCCTTACCCAAAAGCAG GTGACCCCAGCAACGACCCGATCACTTTCAACACCAACCTAAAGGGCTACCCCGACAGGCCGGGCTGGCTGCGATATATCCAAAGGACCCCACATAGTGACGGAGTGCTCTACGGTTCTCCCACTGCAGAGCACATTGGCAAGCCCACTGTCATAGAG ATTACTGCCTATAACAGGCGCACTTTCGAGACAGCGCGGCACAACTTGGTCATAAACATCAAGGCTGCAGAAG AGTTCCCCCTACCTTACCAAGCAGAATTCTACATCAAAAATATGAATGTGGAGGAGATGCTGGCCAGCGAGGTGCTGGGAGACTTCCTGGGAGCGGTGAAGAACGTTTGGCAGCCCGAGCGACTGAATGCCATCAACATTACCTCGGCATTGGACCGCGGTGGCCGGGTGCCGCTACCTATTAACAACTTAAAAGAAGG CGTCTATGTGATGGTCGGTGCTGATGTTCCCTTCTCGTCGTGCCTGCGGGAGGTGGAAAGCCCACATAACCAGCTGCGCTGCAGTCAGGAGATGGAGCCCGTCATCAGCTGTGACAAGAAGTTCCGAGCTCAGTTTCACATTGACTGGTGTAAGATTTCTCTG gttGACATCAACAAAGTAGTCCCAGTTTACGTTACACGTCCCGAACCCGGAACGGGGATCCTGCCCGAATTTGGGGAGTACAAACCCCCGTCCGAGTCTCTGAAAAGCCGGGACTACTTTTCCGACTTCCTCGTCACGCTGGCTGTTCCCTCCGCCGTGGCGCTAGTTCTCTTCTTCATCCTCGGCTACACTATGTGCTGCAGGCGGGAAGGGGT ggaaaaaagaaacatgcaaacacCAGA CATCCAGCTGGTTCACCACAGCTCCATCCAGAAGTCCACCAAGGAGCTGAGGAGCATGTCAAAGAACAGGGAGATCTCCTGGCCGCTCTCCACGCTGCCCGTCTTCAACCCAGTCAGCGGTGAGGTGGTTCCACCCATCCACCCCGACAACTACGAGACCACCAGCATGCCACTGATGCAGACACAGGC GAATCTGCAAAACCAGATTACGATACCACAGCAGCGGCCATCAG GAGATAACTATGTCATGTCAACATTTCGAAGGCTGGAG
- the sgce gene encoding epsilon-sarcoglycan isoform X3, whose amino-acid sequence MICTMSAAAVAVWLGTVVTILSRSHADRNVYPSAGVLFVHVLEREYFKGEFPPYPKAGDPSNDPITFNTNLKGYPDRPGWLRYIQRTPHSDGVLYGSPTAEHIGKPTVIEITAYNRRTFETARHNLVINIKAAEEFPLPYQAEFYIKNMNVEEMLASEVLGDFLGAVKNVWQPERLNAINITSALDRGGRVPLPINNLKEGVYVMVGADVPFSSCLREVESPHNQLRCSQEMEPVISCDKKFRAQFHIDWCKISLVDINKVVPVYVTRPEPGTGILPEFGEYKPPSESLKSRDYFSDFLVTLAVPSAVALVLFFILGYTMCCRREGVEKRNMQTPDIQLVHHSSIQKSTKELRSMSKNREISWPLSTLPVFNPVSGEVVPPIHPDNYETTSMPLMQTQANLQNQITIPQQRPSVCSFCITAPLSSAA is encoded by the exons ATGATTTGCACCATGTCCGCCGCAGCTGTCGCGGTATGGCTTGGTACGG TGGTCACCATCCTGTCGAGGTCGCACGCAGACCGTAATGTCTACCCGTCTGCAGGGGTGTTGTTCGTCCACGTTCTGGAGAGGGAGTATTTCAAAGGAGAGTTTCCTCCTTACCCAAAAGCAG GTGACCCCAGCAACGACCCGATCACTTTCAACACCAACCTAAAGGGCTACCCCGACAGGCCGGGCTGGCTGCGATATATCCAAAGGACCCCACATAGTGACGGAGTGCTCTACGGTTCTCCCACTGCAGAGCACATTGGCAAGCCCACTGTCATAGAG ATTACTGCCTATAACAGGCGCACTTTCGAGACAGCGCGGCACAACTTGGTCATAAACATCAAGGCTGCAGAAG AGTTCCCCCTACCTTACCAAGCAGAATTCTACATCAAAAATATGAATGTGGAGGAGATGCTGGCCAGCGAGGTGCTGGGAGACTTCCTGGGAGCGGTGAAGAACGTTTGGCAGCCCGAGCGACTGAATGCCATCAACATTACCTCGGCATTGGACCGCGGTGGCCGGGTGCCGCTACCTATTAACAACTTAAAAGAAGG CGTCTATGTGATGGTCGGTGCTGATGTTCCCTTCTCGTCGTGCCTGCGGGAGGTGGAAAGCCCACATAACCAGCTGCGCTGCAGTCAGGAGATGGAGCCCGTCATCAGCTGTGACAAGAAGTTCCGAGCTCAGTTTCACATTGACTGGTGTAAGATTTCTCTG gttGACATCAACAAAGTAGTCCCAGTTTACGTTACACGTCCCGAACCCGGAACGGGGATCCTGCCCGAATTTGGGGAGTACAAACCCCCGTCCGAGTCTCTGAAAAGCCGGGACTACTTTTCCGACTTCCTCGTCACGCTGGCTGTTCCCTCCGCCGTGGCGCTAGTTCTCTTCTTCATCCTCGGCTACACTATGTGCTGCAGGCGGGAAGGGGT ggaaaaaagaaacatgcaaacacCAGA CATCCAGCTGGTTCACCACAGCTCCATCCAGAAGTCCACCAAGGAGCTGAGGAGCATGTCAAAGAACAGGGAGATCTCCTGGCCGCTCTCCACGCTGCCCGTCTTCAACCCAGTCAGCGGTGAGGTGGTTCCACCCATCCACCCCGACAACTACGAGACCACCAGCATGCCACTGATGCAGACACAGGC GAATCTGCAAAACCAGATTACGATACCACAGCAGCGGCCATCAG TCTGTTCCTTCTGCATCACTGCACCGTTATCATCTGCTGCATGA
- the sgce gene encoding epsilon-sarcoglycan isoform X5 codes for MICTMSAAAVAVWLGTVVTILSRSHADRNVYPSAGVLFVHVLEREYFKGEFPPYPKAGDPSNDPITFNTNLKGYPDRPGWLRYIQRTPHSDGVLYGSPTAEHIGKPTVIEITAYNRRTFETARHNLVINIKAAEEFPLPYQAEFYIKNMNVEEMLASEVLGDFLGAVKNVWQPERLNAINITSALDRGGRVPLPINNLKEGVYVMVGADVPFSSCLREVESPHNQLRCSQEMEPVISCDKKFRAQFHIDWCKISLVDINKVVPVYVTRPEPGTGILPEFGEYKPPSESLKSRDYFSDFLVTLAVPSAVALVLFFILGYTMCCRREGVEKRNMQTPDIQLVHHSSIQKSTKELRSMSKNREISWPLSTLPVFNPVSGEVVPPIHPDNYETTSMPLMQTQANLQNQITIPQQRPSAD; via the exons ATGATTTGCACCATGTCCGCCGCAGCTGTCGCGGTATGGCTTGGTACGG TGGTCACCATCCTGTCGAGGTCGCACGCAGACCGTAATGTCTACCCGTCTGCAGGGGTGTTGTTCGTCCACGTTCTGGAGAGGGAGTATTTCAAAGGAGAGTTTCCTCCTTACCCAAAAGCAG GTGACCCCAGCAACGACCCGATCACTTTCAACACCAACCTAAAGGGCTACCCCGACAGGCCGGGCTGGCTGCGATATATCCAAAGGACCCCACATAGTGACGGAGTGCTCTACGGTTCTCCCACTGCAGAGCACATTGGCAAGCCCACTGTCATAGAG ATTACTGCCTATAACAGGCGCACTTTCGAGACAGCGCGGCACAACTTGGTCATAAACATCAAGGCTGCAGAAG AGTTCCCCCTACCTTACCAAGCAGAATTCTACATCAAAAATATGAATGTGGAGGAGATGCTGGCCAGCGAGGTGCTGGGAGACTTCCTGGGAGCGGTGAAGAACGTTTGGCAGCCCGAGCGACTGAATGCCATCAACATTACCTCGGCATTGGACCGCGGTGGCCGGGTGCCGCTACCTATTAACAACTTAAAAGAAGG CGTCTATGTGATGGTCGGTGCTGATGTTCCCTTCTCGTCGTGCCTGCGGGAGGTGGAAAGCCCACATAACCAGCTGCGCTGCAGTCAGGAGATGGAGCCCGTCATCAGCTGTGACAAGAAGTTCCGAGCTCAGTTTCACATTGACTGGTGTAAGATTTCTCTG gttGACATCAACAAAGTAGTCCCAGTTTACGTTACACGTCCCGAACCCGGAACGGGGATCCTGCCCGAATTTGGGGAGTACAAACCCCCGTCCGAGTCTCTGAAAAGCCGGGACTACTTTTCCGACTTCCTCGTCACGCTGGCTGTTCCCTCCGCCGTGGCGCTAGTTCTCTTCTTCATCCTCGGCTACACTATGTGCTGCAGGCGGGAAGGGGT ggaaaaaagaaacatgcaaacacCAGA CATCCAGCTGGTTCACCACAGCTCCATCCAGAAGTCCACCAAGGAGCTGAGGAGCATGTCAAAGAACAGGGAGATCTCCTGGCCGCTCTCCACGCTGCCCGTCTTCAACCCAGTCAGCGGTGAGGTGGTTCCACCCATCCACCCCGACAACTACGAGACCACCAGCATGCCACTGATGCAGACACAGGC GAATCTGCAAAACCAGATTACGATACCACAGCAGCGGCCATCAG CCGACTAA
- the sgce gene encoding epsilon-sarcoglycan isoform X4 has protein sequence MICTMSAAAVAVWLGTVVTILSRSHADRNVYPSAGVLFVHVLEREYFKGEFPPYPKAGDPSNDPITFNTNLKGYPDRPGWLRYIQRTPHSDGVLYGSPTAEHIGKPTVIEITAYNRRTFETARHNLVINIKAAEEFPLPYQAEFYIKNMNVEEMLASEVLGDFLGAVKNVWQPERLNAINITSALDRGGRVPLPINNLKEGVYVMVGADVPFSSCLREVESPHNQLRCSQEMEPVISCDKKFRAQFHIDWCKISLVDINKVVPVYVTRPEPGTGILPEFGEYKPPSESLKSRDYFSDFLVTLAVPSAVALVLFFILGYTMCCRREGVEKRNMQTPDIQLVHHSSIQKSTKELRSMSKNREISWPLSTLPVFNPVSGEVVPPIHPDNYETTSMPLMQTQANLQNQITIPQQRPSGKWYS, from the exons ATGATTTGCACCATGTCCGCCGCAGCTGTCGCGGTATGGCTTGGTACGG TGGTCACCATCCTGTCGAGGTCGCACGCAGACCGTAATGTCTACCCGTCTGCAGGGGTGTTGTTCGTCCACGTTCTGGAGAGGGAGTATTTCAAAGGAGAGTTTCCTCCTTACCCAAAAGCAG GTGACCCCAGCAACGACCCGATCACTTTCAACACCAACCTAAAGGGCTACCCCGACAGGCCGGGCTGGCTGCGATATATCCAAAGGACCCCACATAGTGACGGAGTGCTCTACGGTTCTCCCACTGCAGAGCACATTGGCAAGCCCACTGTCATAGAG ATTACTGCCTATAACAGGCGCACTTTCGAGACAGCGCGGCACAACTTGGTCATAAACATCAAGGCTGCAGAAG AGTTCCCCCTACCTTACCAAGCAGAATTCTACATCAAAAATATGAATGTGGAGGAGATGCTGGCCAGCGAGGTGCTGGGAGACTTCCTGGGAGCGGTGAAGAACGTTTGGCAGCCCGAGCGACTGAATGCCATCAACATTACCTCGGCATTGGACCGCGGTGGCCGGGTGCCGCTACCTATTAACAACTTAAAAGAAGG CGTCTATGTGATGGTCGGTGCTGATGTTCCCTTCTCGTCGTGCCTGCGGGAGGTGGAAAGCCCACATAACCAGCTGCGCTGCAGTCAGGAGATGGAGCCCGTCATCAGCTGTGACAAGAAGTTCCGAGCTCAGTTTCACATTGACTGGTGTAAGATTTCTCTG gttGACATCAACAAAGTAGTCCCAGTTTACGTTACACGTCCCGAACCCGGAACGGGGATCCTGCCCGAATTTGGGGAGTACAAACCCCCGTCCGAGTCTCTGAAAAGCCGGGACTACTTTTCCGACTTCCTCGTCACGCTGGCTGTTCCCTCCGCCGTGGCGCTAGTTCTCTTCTTCATCCTCGGCTACACTATGTGCTGCAGGCGGGAAGGGGT ggaaaaaagaaacatgcaaacacCAGA CATCCAGCTGGTTCACCACAGCTCCATCCAGAAGTCCACCAAGGAGCTGAGGAGCATGTCAAAGAACAGGGAGATCTCCTGGCCGCTCTCCACGCTGCCCGTCTTCAACCCAGTCAGCGGTGAGGTGGTTCCACCCATCCACCCCGACAACTACGAGACCACCAGCATGCCACTGATGCAGACACAGGC GAATCTGCAAAACCAGATTACGATACCACAGCAGCGGCCATCAG